In Citrus sinensis cultivar Valencia sweet orange chromosome 3, DVS_A1.0, whole genome shotgun sequence, the sequence GAAATTTATTTGGCTAGTTTGACTGTGATTGAGGCCCTGTTTGGTATTAGGATCGGGCagctataacttaaaaattacaggactaaaagtgtttgataaatactTTTAGTGTACGATGAAAACTAACTGATCTGGTTTGGaagttaagttgatttgaCTCACCACTTGTACGATGAAAAtcctctaatatttttactattttcatcaaaattattatttaaaagtcatatttactatgcagtattaatttttatttcataattacacTGTAATCTATAGCATCTCAATACTAAATAGAGCCTTAAGCTTCATTTGTTATTGCAGTGCTGTGAATTTTAAGCTCTAGCTGCTGAGAAACGGAAGTTGATAACATTTGGtaaatactaataattttggttaaatagTCGGACTTATATAGCTTTTTCACCAATAAACCGTTGAGGTAAATTGCGTTAGCTTCTAAACCTCTGTTGCAAGTGTTTACTAAACACTTTATGGCTATTAAGTGTGGCTTAAAAAGCTACAGCTGCTAGGAAATAATACTGAATGGAAGTCTTTGTGCATAACATTTTGTGATATTGTGGTCCATCACTGACAAGTCTTGAACCATTTGTTTCTTGATAGTTTGCTACTTACacaaaaaatgtaataatggGGGGAAGCGTTTTCAAATGCTCTTAGTTGGAACTGATGGGTTGCAAGGCTTAAAATATTAGCTGCAagttctatcttttttttttctcatttttaaaGCCCTGATGTCTcatttaacatattttatctCCTGAAATAAGTAAGACCTTTTTGTTACAATTTAGTTGATGTCCATCTTATTAGAGTTTAACTTTGAGTGATTCTTTCCTGCATATTCACATATTTTATGGGTGTATGTACAATTTGACCGCATTGGTCCCATCCTCTTCCAAAATGCAGTGGGTATTGTCATCAAAGGAAATAAACTTTCCTTTTCCTCTTGGATTGACGCTGCTTCACATGGTGTTTTCCTCTGTATTATGTTTTTTGCTCACCAAGGTTTTCAAGGTATCTAGCTTGCTATATATTATGCCAGTGTCTGAGTTTTTAGTAGTCAACTATTTTGTGCAACTCTTGAATGtatgttatttgtttttcctAATAGGTCATGAAGGTTGAGGACGGAATGACAATGGAAATGTAAGCATGATGTTTGAATTTGCAAAGTTGTGGTTACTGAAAGCTCTTGATGGCTGATTTATGAGTCTTTTTTTATGGTAACAGCTGCAAATGTTGTATTGGAAACTTAGAAGATATGATCATAGATTCTTTCCGGAAATGAAGTTAGATAATGTTCCCTAGTGGTGTCCACTGATTCAGATCTGTATTAGttctataaaattgaattttaaatataattgtaaatttgaaTGCGTATGAATGTAGGGTAACCCAGAAGATGTTAGTTTGATTTCACATTAAAACAATCAAGATGAAGAGCTGGCCtaactttaattaaactttatatatgCAGATACACGACATCAGTTATCCCTATTGGTGCAATGTTTGCAATGACCTTATGGCTCGGAAACACTGCCTACCTCTATATTTCAGTTGCATTTGCACAAATGTTGAAGGCAATCAGTAAGTAGTTACCATTCCTGTTTCTTGTTCAGCTCATGGATATTCATGATGATCTTAGATTTTTTGTGAAGTTCTAGGTAGCATAAATTTTTCTATGCACTCTAACGAGAGATTTTGTTGTCCCCCAATTTATTGAATGATAGTTAATGTTCTTGTTTCTTGTTCCTCTCATGGATGTTCATGCtgatcttaaattttttgtgaaGTTCTAGGTAGCATAAATTTTCCAGGCATTCTAATTAGAGAATTTTCGTTGTCATCCAATTTCTTGAATGATATTTGCAGTGCCAGTAGCTGTTTTCATTCTTGGAGTAGCTGCTGGACTTGAGGTAATGAGCTGCAGAATGCTATTGATAATGTCAGTGATAAGTTTTGGAGTTGTAGTGGCTTCTTACGgggaaataaatataaactgGATTGGAGTTGTTTACCAAATGGGTGGCGTCGTTGGTGAAGCTTTAAGACTTATATTCATGGAGATTCTGGTTAAGAGGAAGGGTCTCAAATTAAACCCTATTTCTGTCATGTATTACGTCAGTCCCTGCAGGCAtgtttcaatttatataatttgattaatttctttagCTTCAAGCCATCGCttagttaaatatttgttttcttatgcATCCAGAAAACTTATGCATGTGGCAaccatatattaatttattttgcagtGCTCTTTGTCTCTTTATACCGTGGATCTTTCTGGAGAAACCAAAGATGGATGCACTGGAAACATGGCACTTTCCACCGCTTATGCTAACACTGAACTGCCTCTGCACATTTGCTCTCAACTTATCAGTTTTCCTTGTGATCTCACATACAAGTGCTCTGACTATCCGTGTTGCTGGAGTGGTTAAGGATTGGGTGGTTGTCTTATTTTCTGCCCTTCTTTTTGCGGATACAAAGCTGacaattattaatctttttggCTATGGCATTGGTAAGTACATGAACATCTGTGTTTTCGAGTCTGTATATGAGTTTTAATCTTATTGCAACCTTCATATCTTTGTTTGATGGCTCCAGCAGCAGAGGCATCAATTTTCCTATGGTagagaatataatatttaagatGATAGTCAACATCTGCTTACAATTTGGGATCTGGTTTTGTGGTGGATTCATATGCAATCTTGGGAGGGGACAGTTATCAACTTTTAAATTAGACCTTGGAGATAGACAATAAAATGGGACATGTTGACTTGTTTGTGAGGATGTTGGCCTTGCTAGTTATATTTGTAGCATCCGCCATGCACCGCTGCCTGGATCAGAAATTCTTTTGTGTGGTAAAACTGTACATCTATGCTTTAGATTGTCTAAACATTAGACCAATTTTTTGCAGATTGGATCCTGCAAAGTACATTTTCTATTGTTGAAATTGTTTATAACATTAAGATCtggaatattttgaaatttcatttttggttAGATgcttgaaaattatttgttcCGGGTAATAACGCTAAGTAGTTGACAATTGTAGTATTAGCTCCAAAGGAGTGTGGTGCTGGCCCTAGGGGAGGAGTGTTGGGGGGGTTTCTGTGGAGTTGTTTTCTGTCTGTGAGTTGCAATCTTATGCTTTGGGTAGTCTGATGCACCCAAACTTGTGTCCTTTGTACCAGGACTATTTGAATGAGATGTAAAGAAAATGTTGAGCAAGTTAAGGGCTGCTTTCTGAAAAAGCAATTCTAAAATCTTGGTAAATGTTTCTGTTTTTCTCTATTCATctgttttcttatttgttcCATATGCAGCTATTGCTGGTGTGGCTGCTTATAATAATCACAAGTTAAAAAAGGAAGCTTCTCGAGCTATTTCTGATGACTCACAACAAACACAACTGACAGCAACAACTACATCATCTACTTCTGAAAGATAGTTTTCAGCCAACAGTAATCTGTGAAGACTTGTTTGAGGTAATAATTTCTAGCAACTGATCTTCTCTTTGAAATATTAGCTATCTCTTTCTGTAGAACTGTTCTTATTTCTACGTTTTTATTCTGTTCTTTCTTTATTGTAGGAAACATCGACGTGTTTGTAGTTCTTGATAACTCTTTCGGTGAAGCATCAATTTGTAATAACGTGTATTTGTCTTGATGGTTGCGGCTGCTCCTTCATTatggtatttttttattattgccGGTTTGGAGCTGAATCAACTCCTGCAGATGAGAAAGTGGTGTGTAAAGATGTAAAACTCCACCACTGTATCACCCTGAAAAGAAACACTTGCAACAGATGTTGAAGGCTATTTTTCTGAAAAGATTGATAGGTATTTCATACTCTCATTTTCCCTTTTagcaattttctttaaaatgttCAGTACCATATGGTTGGTATATAAGACTATGACAATACACCAAGTTTTGTAGTTCGAATTCTATGTACTTTGGGAAGCCTGCACTGCAGTTTACAAACCTTTTTTGCCTGTTGAAGCTCAGTTGTAAAATTCGAGTCAGAATCGATGTTAAAGCTCCGAGGAAGGAGCTGATTTTAATTGGCTCTAATATATGTTAATCACTCGGCTTAAATTACATGAAAAAGAGGGAAGTTGGTGACCATATATCCCAATTTTATCTTGTGaggttgatgaagaaattgacAATGGATACAACAATGCCCGCAAAATTCATTgctagtttttataaaatggtagaattaattagataaattaattttaattaggaaGGTTACCTAACTACTGCTATACCTTGGTCTTTCGTAAGCAGAAATTAGGTTAGACTCTTTgcaaattttggattttgcttATTGTCAAAATGACCTTGTTGAATGCAGAAACAGATTGCAGATTTGCCATTATGAAATCCGTTCccacaaaaaatttaactaaatCCACCTCAGACTGTAGtgagtttcttttttcttttaaaataaaaaaaaatctgccCACCATGAGCTTTAATAATTACCATATGCACTTACAACACACAATTACCAAACGCACTTACAATTCATAGTAGATTTTTTGTGggtctttttatttaaaatcacaaatattgaaaaatacctttaacaatatataaaaacttaaattatataatttaaaatataaatttataacaataatctACAAAATCCATGTAAATAACaacttaaaatttcaacattaaaacaaatacataaaatatattaatctaatataaaatatttttattgtaagcAAATTATTATCACTAATATCAATGTCTTGCTCCATCTTTTAATCGATATTCAGGTATTGTCAACAATATTAGCAAGTAAATTTTGTACAGCTAttgttaacaataattaagcaaataaaaacttaactTTAGTAAGCAATTATTAGGTTCAAGtcattaaaacaaaacaaaaaatatatcaattaaaataaaatatcaataatattaaacttgaaattatAAGATTTCTACTTATTAAAAGCttattgtgtgtgtgtgtgtgtatgttgTAGGTAGATAGGTTAGGTTTAgaaattataaacttttacggttgaattttttaaatatggtttttatgattaaaattaaaaacataaataattaaaataaataatgcgGGTTGGTGGATATCTGCACAagtatttgaagaattttttctcaatattaaatttaccGGCAACCCACAACAGGTTTAAGTTTGAAACATTAAACCCACTCGCAACCTACAAAATTACTTTAGTAGGTGAGTTTTTATAGGCAGGTTTGGACGAGTTTACTAATTCGTAGGTAATTTTGCATCTCTAAATGTGATCTTTTGACATTGACattcaataaaacttaatgtacaa encodes:
- the LOC102618147 gene encoding probable sugar phosphate/phosphate translocator At3g14410 isoform X1, translated to MADRERRMFREQVLTYAYILLYIALSSGQIFFNKWVLSSKEINFPFPLGLTLLHMVFSSVLCFLLTKVFKVMKVEDGMTMEIYTTSVIPIGAMFAMTLWLGNTAYLYISVAFAQMLKAIMPVAVFILGVAAGLEVMSCRMLLIMSVISFGVVVASYGEININWIGVVYQMGGVVGEALRLIFMEILVKRKGLKLNPISVMYYVSPCSALCLFIPWIFLEKPKMDALETWHFPPLMLTLNCLCTFALNLSVFLVISHTSALTIRVAGVVKDWVVVLFSALLFADTKLTIINLFGYGIAIAGVAAYNNHKLKKEASRAISDDSQQTQLTATTTSSTSER
- the LOC102618147 gene encoding probable sugar phosphate/phosphate translocator At3g14410 isoform X2, which produces MFAMTLWLGNTAYLYISVAFAQMLKAIMPVAVFILGVAAGLEVMSCRMLLIMSVISFGVVVASYGEININWIGVVYQMGGVVGEALRLIFMEILVKRKGLKLNPISVMYYVSPCSALCLFIPWIFLEKPKMDALETWHFPPLMLTLNCLCTFALNLSVFLVISHTSALTIRVAGVVKDWVVVLFSALLFADTKLTIINLFGYGIAIAGVAAYNNHKLKKEASRAISDDSQQTQLTATTTSSTSER